TCCGAATAAACTGGAATCCTGGTCAAATCTTCTGCATCCACAGGATAAAGAAAGAGTAATGATGCAGCTTCAGGCGGCAATTAAGGATAAGACAAACCAGATAAAATACCAGGTAGAGTATCGTATGAGAATGAAGGATAATCAATACCAGTGGTTTCGGGCATCGGCAGAAGTAATACGCCGTCTGGATGGTTCTGCCAGCAGGATTGCCGGGATTTTTATTAATATTGATGGGGAGAAAAAAGAAATCATGCAGGCACAAAAATCTGCTGCTTTCCACCGGGCTTTTACGAAAGCAGATTTGTGCGAGTATTATGTGAATCTGGAAGCGAATACTTTTGATACCTTTAAGGTTGAACCGTCCCTGATGACCGTCTTTGAACAGAGTCATACGTGGGATGAATTGATTCGGCATTTTGTGGATTCCTATGTTGTGGAGACAGATAAGAAGGCGGTATCCTCTTTTTACGACCGTGGTTATATTGCAGAAAGGCTGAAGGGTCTGGAAACCGAATTGGCTTTAGAGTGCCGTATTACTCTGAATGGAAAAGAACGATGGGTCCGCAATGTGGTCATACGTGGCGAAATAGAGGATTCAGAATATGCCATGATCTTTCTGCGAGATATCACAGAGGCAAAGGTAGAGAGCGCACGGCATCTGCAGATGGCAGCGGATAATGCTTCCATGGAGCAGCTGATTCAGAGTATTGTGCGTCTGGTTGACCGCTTTGTTGTCTGTGATCTGGAAAATGACAGATATGAATTCTACAATCTGAATGGACAGATGATATATAAACCTCTGGGATTTTATCATGATTTTCAGATGCAGGTTCTTGAAAAATATAAGACACTGGAACCATTGGAAGCTATAGATATCCTGATAGCCCCGGATAATATTCGGAAAAAACTGAAAAGTGAAAATGATATTTATAAGTTTGAGTATTGCAGCCTGGATGAAAAGACTTATAAAATCGCTTCTTATATTCCCTTGGAATGGAAGAATGGAAAGCTGGAAAAGGTATTGCTGGCATCCATGGATGTGACACAGGAAAAGAAAGCAGAGATTGAATCCCGTCAGGCACTGAAAGAAGCTTACCGGTCCGCAGAAAATGCAAATCGTGCGAAAACGGAATTCCTTTCCAATATGTCCCATGATATCCGGACACCAATGAATGCGATTGTGGGTCTGACAGCAATTGCAGGAGCAAATGTTGAGAGCCAGGACAGAGTCATTGAATGCCTCAGCAAGATCACAGAATCAAGCCGCCATCTGCTGGGGCTGATCAATGAAGTATTGGATATGGCACGTATTGAAAGTGGAAAAATGACACTGGCACAGGAAGATTTCAA
The sequence above is drawn from the Coprococcus comes ATCC 27758 genome and encodes:
- a CDS encoding ATP-binding protein, whose protein sequence is MKNYEDKIYSLGETVTGQTQTMSQAVQKTLENNGGVGIMTGSYDQNLSILSVNNLLLHSTGYTFDTFMEQTKGSLRNFFYDEEDRLERNRFLQLHGTGEAQILVADGTVKNVRLCKEDATDEAGRQIWVMSVQVNWDHVNLTLLNEAIYSGFWYFDCDENSEIVNANWSHEFRKMLGYHDTLDFPNKLESWSNLLHPQDKERVMMQLQAAIKDKTNQIKYQVEYRMRMKDNQYQWFRASAEVIRRLDGSASRIAGIFINIDGEKKEIMQAQKSAAFHRAFTKADLCEYYVNLEANTFDTFKVEPSLMTVFEQSHTWDELIRHFVDSYVVETDKKAVSSFYDRGYIAERLKGLETELALECRITLNGKERWVRNVVIRGEIEDSEYAMIFLRDITEAKVESARHLQMAADNASMEQLIQSIVRLVDRFVVCDLENDRYEFYNLNGQMIYKPLGFYHDFQMQVLEKYKTLEPLEAIDILIAPDNIRKKLKSENDIYKFEYCSLDEKTYKIASYIPLEWKNGKLEKVLLASMDVTQEKKAEIESRQALKEAYRSAENANRAKTEFLSNMSHDIRTPMNAIVGLTAIAGANVESQDRVIECLSKITESSRHLLGLINEVLDMARIESGKMTLAQEDFNLSELVDNLITLTKPVLDEHKHNFDIHINHIEHEAVCGDSLRIQQVFLNLMSNAIKYTPDGGNITFSIEEKPNGFSELGCYEFTIEDNGIGMSPEFQKIMFDPFSRADDQRTTRVQGTGLGMAISRNIVNLMNGTIKVDSTLHKGTKITVTIYLELQEQEKEQDKNLMNLPVLVVDDDKTCCESTVATLKEIGIIHSKAS